The proteins below come from a single Lineus longissimus chromosome 5, tnLinLong1.2, whole genome shotgun sequence genomic window:
- the LOC135487913 gene encoding dual specificity protein kinase TTK-like, translated as MTSLRNLSKKLNQHRPSVTKEGQGDDTANITGGTTGNPVTANTSELELWANKIRNDGNRPGDWLEYIKHMHCVADCMSDKERKYNMLSGLYNKALESIPEEFVKEEPYAKILVQFAKLRSGCDKSSSEVLFKKATTLCRHLSFVHIAAAEFYVAQGDSHKAKRVLEKALHVYHPRPIEHVRKALTDMVGSKMRSNEQHDSISGHTGNTSQVFRDDTGGCSTSFTNPFNQGTDKENLLPPRRDSRTSSSDEADTFPINKTIDLSKPDEKTGPRTLRSYHSTPDCKSAGALSVEKPSLSTRKRVMGRAMRVLANQLPQVAEDDDSSGDEGIKGIKPFTMDSPPATADADTGYPSSASEAGKRNPPSDFKQPRSVTNYGIYAGQRKHSVMDVDEPDHEKENHAQIPFKKETKAFPLETQPSNMDRKFSLMDVDHDTGPIADLPMPQPVKPERQMRTEPMSLSRNLGVPLATPGGPGPQDPQCQLSTPRHQAMIPGAMPYVGTPIMQNPNDVVVVNSKPYTILKVIGTGGSSKVYEVYENSKRLCAIKRVDLNDADEFTVQSYKNEINLLKRLQYSDKVIKMYDYEFIEETNILHVVMERGDTDLANFFKNKSKHGGISPQMVMFYWAEMLKAVQVLHKEGIVHSDLKPANFLLVTGNVKLIDFGIANAIQQDKTSVTRESQIGTLNYMSPEAISQADCGPVYDSEGRLKPKFKLGVKSDVWSLGCILYYMVYQKAPFHHIRHNLAKLQAIINPNVPIPFPEIKDKNLMHVLQHCLRRNPKERLGIDELLLHPFLKQDVRSPPAQEMKSPPDGEAMYRLVNQLVMQLGVDSPNSAQNLSKNLIQQFKSGQALDLGSLNQKQDGHSFPG; from the exons ATGACAAGTCTTAGGAACCTGTCGAAGAAGCTGAATCAGCATCGCCCATCGGTGACGAAGGAAGGTCAGGGTGATGATACCGCAAATATAACAGGAGGCACTACAGGCAATCCTGTTACTGCCAACACATCGG AATTGGAATTGTGGGCGAACAAGATTCGTAACGATGGGAATAGACCTGGTGATTGGTTGGAATACATCAAGCACATGCATTGTGTTGCAGATTGTATGTCAGACAAGGAACGAAAATATAACATGTTGTCAGGGTTATATAACAAGGCTCTTGAG TCCATTCCTGAAGAATTTGTGAAAGAAGAGCCTTATGCGAAGATTCTTGTTCAGTTTGCAAAATTAAGAAG TGGATGTGACAAAAGTAGTTCCGAAGTGCTGTTCAAGAAAGCCACCACCCTGTGCAGGCATCTCTCATTTGTCCATATTGCCGCTGCTGAATTCTATGTTGCCCAAG GCGATTCCCACAAGGCTAAGCGTGTGTTAGAGAAGGCTCTGCACGTCTATCACCCCAGACCGATCGAACACGTACGCAAGGCTTTGACGGATATGGTTGGTTCAAAGATGAGAAGTAACGAACAACACGACAGTATATCAG GCCATACTGGTAACACTTCCCAGGTGTTCAGAGATGATACAGGGGGGTGCTCCACTTCATTTACAAACCCATTCAACCAAGGAACGGACAAGGAAAACCTTCTGCCACCCAGGAG GGACTCCCGCACCAGCAGTAGCGATGAGGCCGACACCTTTCCCATAAACAAGACTATCGACCTGTCAAAACCGGATGAAAAAACTGGTCCCAGAACATTACGGTCATATCACAGCACCCCCGACTGCAAGAGCGCTGGGGCACTGAGTGTCGAGAAGCCCTCTCTTTCAACGCGTAAACGAGT TATGGGTCGAGCAATGCGAGTCCTGGCTAATCAGCTCCCACAGGTGGCAGAAGATGATGACAGCAGTGGTGATGAAGGCATCAAGGGTATCAAACCCTTTACAATGG ATTCTCCACCAGCAACTGCTGATGCTGATACTGGGTACCCGTCGAGCGCATCAGAGGCTGGGAAAAGGAATCCCCCGAGTGACTTTAAACAGCCAAGGAGCGTCACGAATTACGGCATCTATGCTGGTCAGAGGAAACACTCTGTCATGGATGTAGATGAGCCTGATCATGAAAAg GAGAACCATGCACAAATTCCATTCAAGAAAGAAACGAAAGCCTTCCCCTTAGAGACCCAGCCGTCAAATATGGACCGCAAGTTTTCTCTGATGGACGTGGATCATGATACGGGACCAATCGCTGACTTACCAATGCCCCAACCAGTGAAACCTGAACGCCAGATGAGGACTGAGCCGATGTCATTGTCAAGGAATTTAGGGGTTCCTCTGGCAACCCCTGGTGGACCAGGCCCTCAGGATCCACAGTGTCAG CTCTCCACCCCTCGGCATCAGGCCATGATACCAGGGGCGATGCCGTACGTGGGTACACCAATCATG CAAAATCCAAATGACGTCGTTGTAGTAAACAGCAAACCTTACACAATCCTTAAAGTCATTGGAACAGGAGGTTCCAGCAAG GTCTATGAAGTGTACGAGAACAGCAAGAGACTATGCGCCATTAAGAGAGTCGACCTGAATGATGCTGATGAGTTTACCGTTCAGTCGTATAAGAATGAGATTAACCTGTTGAAACGTCTCCAGTACAGCGATAAGGTGATCAAGATGTATGACTA TGAATTTATTGAAGAAACCAACATCCTGCACGTGGTAATGGAAAGAGGCGACACTGACCTGGCCAACTTcttcaaaaataaatcaaaacacGGAGGCATATCACCTCAGATGGTGATGTTTTATTGGGCAGAGATGCTGAAGGCTGTCCAGGTTCTTCATAAGGAAG GGATTGTTCATTCTGATCTGAAACCCGCCAACTTCCTCCTGGTCACTGGAAACGTCAAACTGATCGACTTTGGTATCGCCAACGCCATCCAGCAGGACAAGACGAGTGTTACCCGGGAGTCACAGATTGGGACTCTGAACTACATGAGTCCCGAAGCCATCAGTCAAGCCGATTGTGGCCCTGTGTATGATAGCGAGGGTCGTCTCAAACCCAAATTTAAG CTGGGTGTAAAGAGTGATGTGTGGTCCCTCGGTTGTATCCTGTACTACATGGTCTACCAGAAGGCCCCATTCCACCACATCCGACATAACCTGGCCAAGTTACAGGCAATCATCAACCCAAATGTACCAATACCCTTCCCAGAGATCAAGGATAAGAACCTAATGCATGTCCTACAA CACTGCCTGAGGAGAAACCCGAAGGAACGGCTCGGCATAGACGAGCTGCTGCTTCATCCGTTTCTGAAGCAGGATGTCCGGTCGCCACCGGCACAGGAGATGAAGAGTCCTCCAGATGGTGAAGCCATGTACAGACTTGTCAATCAACTGGTCATGCAGCTGGGGGTAGACTCACCAAATAGTGCGCAGAATCTCTCAAAG AACCTGATACAGCAGTTCAAGTCTGGCCAAGCCCTGGACCTAGGATCTTTGAACCAAAAACAG GATGGTCATTCCTTCCCGGGTTAA